The Candidatus Eisenbacteria bacterium genome contains a region encoding:
- a CDS encoding ketoacyl-ACP synthase III produces MLGTGAYVPEKLLTNDDLAKIVDTTDEWIMTRTGIRVRHIAAENEATSDVASPAALRACEAAGISPADLDAVILGTATPDMLFPSTACIVQANIGAVRAAAFDVSAACSGFIYGMALGKGLIETDQARRVLVIGAETLSKIVDWEDRNTCVLFGDGAGAVVIGACEEDRGILSINFGSDGRLWELLHQPAGGSRMPATVESVEKKKHKIHMTGRDVFKHAVTHMSGAGLRALEEAGHTGPELDWLFPHQANIRIMEAVAKRLEVPREKVYVNLERFGNTSAASIPIALDEAVRGGHCRPGMLIGLVAFGGGFTWAAAIARV; encoded by the coding sequence ATTCTGGGGACCGGGGCTTATGTCCCGGAGAAGCTTCTGACGAACGACGATCTGGCGAAGATCGTGGACACGACGGACGAGTGGATCATGACAAGGACGGGGATCCGCGTCCGGCACATCGCCGCGGAGAACGAGGCGACTTCGGACGTCGCTTCCCCCGCGGCGCTTCGCGCGTGCGAGGCGGCGGGGATCTCTCCCGCCGATCTCGATGCGGTGATCCTCGGAACGGCGACGCCCGACATGCTCTTCCCCTCCACCGCGTGCATCGTGCAGGCGAACATCGGCGCGGTCCGCGCGGCCGCCTTCGACGTCAGCGCCGCGTGCTCCGGATTCATCTACGGGATGGCGCTCGGAAAGGGGCTCATCGAGACGGACCAGGCGCGCCGGGTGCTCGTCATCGGCGCCGAGACGCTGAGCAAGATCGTCGATTGGGAGGACCGAAACACGTGCGTCCTCTTCGGCGACGGCGCCGGGGCGGTCGTGATCGGCGCGTGCGAGGAGGATCGCGGGATCCTCTCGATCAACTTCGGAAGCGACGGGAGGCTCTGGGAGCTTCTCCATCAACCGGCGGGCGGCTCCCGCATGCCGGCGACCGTCGAGTCGGTGGAGAAGAAGAAGCACAAGATCCACATGACCGGCCGCGACGTCTTCAAGCATGCGGTGACCCACATGAGCGGCGCGGGTCTTCGGGCGCTCGAGGAGGCGGGCCACACCGGTCCGGAGCTCGACTGGCTCTTCCCGCACCAGGCGAACATCCGCATCATGGAGGCGGTGGCGAAGAGGCTCGAGGTGCCGCGCGAGAAGGTATACGTGAACCTCGAGCGCTTCGGGAACACGTCGGCCGCGTCGATCCCGATCGCGCTCGACGAGGCGGTCCGCGGCGGGCACTGCCGGCCGGGCATGCTGATCGGGTTGGTCGCTTTCGGGGGCGGCTTCACATGGGCGGCCGCGATCGCGAGGGTGTGA